A genome region from Taeniopygia guttata chromosome 18, bTaeGut7.mat, whole genome shotgun sequence includes the following:
- the LOC115495198 gene encoding uncharacterized protein isoform X1, which translates to MNADGLTLWQSAPCGQGVSVRSFRKSRWLGAVKAQCVRQSFCKMSLVRMSEARCCHCPRCVKEQRRAGVLQAACGVKSSFLVP; encoded by the exons ATGA atgcagatGGATTAACTCTGTGGCAGAGTGCCCCTTGTGGTCAGGGGGTTTCTGTGAgaag tTTTAGGAAGTCCAGGTGGCTAggagcagtcaaggcccagtgtgtcag gcAGTCCTTTTGCAAGATGTCTCTGGTCCGGATGTCTGAAGCCAG aTGCTGTCACTGCCCTAGGTGTGTGAAGGAACAGAGGCGAGCGG gtgtcctccaggcagcctgtggaGTCAAATCGAGTTTTCTG GTACCCTGA
- the LOC115495198 gene encoding uncharacterized protein isoform X2 produces MNADGLTLWQSAPCGQGVSVRRKSRWLGAVKAQCVRQSFCKMSLVRMSEARCCHCPRCVKEQRRAGVLQAACGVKSSFLVP; encoded by the exons ATGA atgcagatGGATTAACTCTGTGGCAGAGTGCCCCTTGTGGTCAGGGGGTTTCTGTGAgaag GAAGTCCAGGTGGCTAggagcagtcaaggcccagtgtgtcag gcAGTCCTTTTGCAAGATGTCTCTGGTCCGGATGTCTGAAGCCAG aTGCTGTCACTGCCCTAGGTGTGTGAAGGAACAGAGGCGAGCGG gtgtcctccaggcagcctgtggaGTCAAATCGAGTTTTCTG GTACCCTGA